The Rosa rugosa chromosome 1, drRosRugo1.1, whole genome shotgun sequence genomic sequence ACCCAATCAAATGAATACTGTTGTGCTTTTACAGATTATCCGAATTGATATGAAGTTAGCAAATGAAGATGTGAGTATGTTGGCATTTACTACAGAACAAATTACAGCTCCTTTCCTACTTCCTGAGATGGTAAAATCTTCTCTCCTGATATTAACCCTTTGATAATCAGTTTCCCCAAGCAGTTTAccatattattatttaaaaccATGTGTTATTTGTTTTTCCAGGTTGAAAGGGTGGCAAGTATGCTCAATTATTTTTTGTTGCAATTAGTAGGTCCTCAAAGAAAATCTCTTAGTCTGAAAGACCCGGAGAAGTATGAGTTCCGCCCAAAGCAATTGCTTAAGCAGGTTGGCAATAACTCTTTTTTCAACTTGTATCTTTCATGCCTGCTGGAAGATATATATATCTGAAATTACCTGTATTGACTGAATAACTTATGGAATGGGGCTTTGGTTCATTACCATCACTTCAAGTTGAGCTGGATCCCAATCTTATGACGGAATTTGTGTTAGATGGTAGTACCATGCTTGAAATACCTATCACTCTCTTAGGGTTTGATTGTTACTGTGAGACCTTTGCATTTAAGTGCCCTGGTGGCAGTGTGTTATCACTGAATGTTGAAATAAGGTCTGGGTTCCAGTTTTGGtcaaagaaaaaggatttgGGCTCCAAGTTGTCTGCAAGTTGAGATAAAGATAGTGGGCTAGTTTGGGATAAGACGCATGTTGAACATGTTGTTCCATAGTGACGTTTTTCCTAACATTATTCCATGGTACCTGTGCTTGTGAATTCAACGTGGAAATGCAACATTGTTTCACAAAGTTGACTGGTTGACCTATAGAAATGTTTGCACTCGCATGGCATTACTTTGTTGATACTTTGATTCTAATTTTGCATATGTTAATGCTGTTACTACAGAGCGAAGATACCTGACTAACTTTTTCTTCATCTCTGTGAAGATTGTGTACATATATGTTAATCTGGCAAGAGGTGATACGGAAAATATCTTTCCAGCTGCTATCTCAAAGGATGGTCGATCTTACAATGAGCAGGTAATTCAAGTGATGCAAAGCAATTTCCATGCACTTGttattttgattttataatttaGGGCTATTGAATGCAAACGACAGTTATGTCTGTTGGTTTAAAAACTCCTGACTGACTGGAAGAACCCGATATTTGGATATGGCTGCAGTTGTTCAGTGCTGCTGCAGATGTCCTAAGGAGAATTGGTGAAGATGGAAGGGTCATACAGGAGTTTGTTGAGCTTGGTTCCAAAGCCAAGGTTGCTGCTTCTGAGGCCATGGATGCTGAAGCTGTTCTTGGGGATATACCAGATGAATTCCTTGACCCAATTCAGGTATATCTTTTGTGTTTTATGATAGATAGTTTGGAGCACACTTtgattgtattttttttctttgcagtACACTTTAATGAAGGATCCAGTTATCTTACCTTCTTCAAGAATCACAGTAGACCGGCCTGTCATTCAAAGGCATCTTCTTAGTGATAATGTACATCATTGGCCCCTCTTTACTATACAGCTGATACTGTTATACGGGCAACTCTTGCTAACATATCTGTTACGATTTGCAGAGTGATCCATTCAACCGTTCCCATCTTACTGCGGACATGTTGATACCGGATAATGATTTGAAGGCAAAAATACAAGAGTTTATTAGGTCGCAACAGTCGAAGCGCGGGGAAAGCCTTAGCATGCAGAGTGATAAGGCAACAATACAAACCACATCTAGTGAAATGCTAATTGATTAGatcattagaaaaaaaaattgttaataTAATATTAGTTTTTGGGGTGGCGGCTAAGATTAAATCATGATTTGAGCAAATGATCATATGGATAAATATATTTTCGTAGGTAAACTATTACTGATCTGTAAAGTTATgtaatttctttttcaattaGTTTATGAGCATTACAACATCAGTTAGGAATTTTATTCAATGGTCTGGTGGTCGCATGATTTTGTATTGTGAACTGCTGATGTAATATCTTTCGGATGGCAGCCACTATATCGTGGATATATCGCTGGAAGTCGTCTCTAGCATCAAACAGAACAGAACAGACCAACCAAGCATGGTGCTTGAGCCTGGCCTGCCTGCAGCAACTGAAATATTAATACTGAGCATTGCAATACAAATCTGAAAAATTAGGGGATATTTCACCTTTTCACTCTTCTCGGAATTACAAATAATATCCAAGGATGTAAGGGCACACAGATCGAAATTCTTCTCAACTATGATATTAGCATCAAAATATATTCGTTAGTGTAAATATTCTGTACTACAGATAAAACCAAGACATCAAGATATCATTGAACAATTACACAACCAAATGGCATACATTAACCCAAAAAGACAAGATCCTCCAGATCCGGTTACTAGGGATCCATCATACCGCTTCTTCCAGAACAAAGTCCTACAGAGCTTTGCTTTCCATCGGGCATAGTTCTCAAAAGAGCAGTTTGCGAGGTTGAAGAGGATACCTGACATGTTCTGTTTGTTAATAGTTGCTTTCATACCATATATTTTGAGATACATAGTTTGTGATCGTTCCTCAATAAGAATCAGAAGTTGGATGATTGTTTTTTCAAAGCCTTGGTGTGAGCAGAGCTGCCTTCCGCTTTGCATACTCATGAGCAATGCTAATTGAATTCTTGCTATGACGCAGAGAAAACTCAGCAAGAAGAATTTGGTTCTCTTCAGATGTCAGATCACCATGACAGCCCTGTAAACACCAAAAATAATGTCAATTTTGGTGATATAAATTTTCAAAGATTTTTTTATTAGCTGTTTTACCAGCTAAAGAAAAAGTGAAAAGCAGTGGAAAAGCCAATAAACAGGTCCTGACCCATAGGAGCACATTCCAGCGTCATACCAAAACTGAAACTGAATTTGGTTTTACATATGCAATGTAAAAGTTACTACACCCTTCTAGCAATAAATTTTCAGTAAAGAGTTTCTAAAACAACATCGATAGCCAGCATAaaatatatgattttttttattttcttgcatTTATTCTCATAAGATGCAACTTAAAACATGCCTCAAAAGAATCAAATCAATAAAGATCAGTGTAAACATAACCTCATATTTATCTTCCACACAAAAATGATATgtgcaaaagaagaaaacaagaagTTCATGTATTCCTATGTAAAGGATCATGTACAGATGTACTATCATTACCAGGCGAGAAGTTCTATCACAAACAGCATGGTGCATGAGAATGCCTGCAGCAACTGAAACATTGAAAGAATCCACCATGCCCTTCATTGGAATACTGCAATGCAAATCTGACAAATCCAGCGCCTCGTCACTTATTCCCCTACATTCACACATGGAATTCAATATTAAGAAAACTATAATACCTAAGAACAAATAAGAGATGCATTAACTATAACCGAAGCAGATTATATGATCACCATTGGATCTCAATCACAACTGTGTATCATAATGAACATGTAAATAGGGTTGTATCCAAAGTATGATTTGCTTATATTAGTAATATTTCTTGGCTGAATGTAAAAAGTTCCTTCTTAGGTACTAACAAAAGGAACGGAACACTATTTTTAACACACAGCACAAGTGAATAAGCTAAAAGATGGCACAGCAGGGCTGATATCATATTGCTGAGATGTTTAAATAACAGTAAATAGGAAAGGTATAAGTACCTATTTTCATTTCCGACTACTATTGCAGTTGGGCAGGACCAGTCCATGTTGTAAATAGACACCTTATATAGCATGGAAAGGTTACTCAGACAAATGCTTCAAATTTCAAGATGCAGAACAACTAAAAATACAACACGAATCAATCACTTGAATGCAGAAAAAAGGCTACATTTGAAACCTTTTAGATCAGGGTGAGTTCCCGGAATTCATAACTACAGTTTTCAACAAATTTTTCATGCAAACAAATTCTACAGGAGGAAAAGAAGAGGACAATTACCGCATCCATCCCCACATGTGTTGTCGCAATTCGATAACCACGCGATGTTAGAACCTCAAAGCAGTCTTGAGTGGAGTCCCAAAGTTCAATATCTAACCATTTCTCTGCTCCCATGCTGACATGGCGATTTTCTCTGTACCTGAAACAAGATCAAGCTTACGTTTAACAAAGTCATTCACACATCAAGAATGAAATTTATTACAGAACAAAGTCATAATTTAAATCGACTCATTTAAAATATCCAATGAATGATTTGGTCACAACTTTGTTAAATGGCCTTATCTAAATGCTACATTGTACATAACGTGAACTTAAAAATTGGTCTCGGCAACATTCCTCTTCAAACTATTCAACTGAACTTACTCACCGAAAGCTAAACCCCGAAAACTAAATTACTAAATAACCACATAGTCGAAAACAATTTAGGGCAAAAGCACAGTCTTTATAACTAAAACCAGACCCTTTTCACCTCAAATGGCGTTGCACCTTTTGGATGCGTCACAAGAGAGCACATGAACCGACTGAATCCCGAGCGCGTCGGCGGACCGGAACACCGCCGATACATTTCCGAAATCTCCCAATCCCTCCACCACCAAGCACACCGAGTAGCTCCGATTCCTCACCACATTCCTAAACCTCTCCTTCCTCACATCCATTATGTACGGATCAACCGCTTCCAGTATCTCACCGCTGCTGAGGTAAGCACCGCCGCAGTTGAATCTGTCGAGGTACGGGAACCACCTATCGCCGCCGAGTGGGGACCGTAAAGGGCGGCGTTCCATTTTCATAAACTTCACGACGTCGTCTCGGTGCGTGAGGAGGTGCTCCACGGTGTCTTGTGACTCGGATGGATCTAGGGTTTCGTTTGGCGACGGAGCAGCTTCGTCTGTGAAGTCCGCGGCTTCTGCTGCTGCAATTGAAGCGTACGGCCGAGAAGTGACATTGGAAACTCTGAGCCCTAAATTGATTAAAGGCACAAAATTGAATCAGATGGTTGTGAATTTGGGTGcagaaattgtagagagagagagagagagagtaccttTGTTGGGGCAAAGGAGAGGGGAGAAGCGGAGATTGAGGAGAGGGATGAATTGGGGTCGGAGAGTGGAGCCgattgaagagagagaagtgtgGACTAGGGTTTTGCAGGTCGCCATTGGAGAATTTTGGCGCGAAGCTAGAGAGTGgagtgtagtgagttgtggagGCTTCAAAAGGGGGTTTTCATTTCGGATAGAGGTGGACGATTGATTTGAAGGGGTAGCACGACGTCGCTTCCGGGTCAGATATCGGAGCAATTGTTATTTGGGCTGCGCCTTCAGTTACGTTTGGAGCCCATCGAAAGAATTTGGTTTTAATGAAtaattgtttttttaattttgaatttttcttaaaaaaatttGCATTTTGATCTTTTGAGATTCGTCAGTTCTGCAATTTTGGCTAAAAATAGTGTGCTATAGTCACATAATTTTAAGTCTAAATCATAATCTTAAAGaagttaatttcttttttgattttttttttaaagttacgAGGCCAATTTCCATAGTGTTGGGTATAAATTATATTTATTcgataattttatttttccaataaacattttttatttaatattaTAAATTATTAGTTATAGACTTACGGTCCAAGTAACAAGCCAGAATAACATCATATAACATGAGTATCAATACATCAATTGCACTATAAATTTCAGACGAatcataaattaaattaaaaagtttttttttcctttggatGTATAAATAAAGAACCTGAGATTGCAATTTTGATATATGCATAATAAATGTTGTAAAGTatataaaagaaaatgtaaTTGTAATTCTTGTGCGTATACATGTCGATCTAAAGATGACAAACCAAAATTggtttaagaaaaaaaaaaaaacagtattaTCGTGATTAAAAAGACATAAATCCAAATTACAATCTAACTTGTACATTATATAAGAATTAGATGCTAAGTCAATCCCTCGGGATGCAGAGTGTACATGATTTCAACCATTGCTTAAATTATATCAGAGGAAAACCAATCATTTCTCATCATCTCTAGTTAATGATTTTAATGCcaactcttttcttttgtttttgggcAAAGCATACAGATTACTTCAAGTCGTTTCTAGGGCTGGGCataagtcgggtcgggtcggtttgaggcccaaaccgACACCGATTCATAGTTGTCGGTTTTGGATTTTTCAGGACCGAAACCGGTTGTAGAATGTAATGGACCGAACCTTCGGTTGGGCCGAatattcgggtcgggtcgggtcgattTCGGGTTAAACCGATTTAGAGTTTTTGACCCATTTTCGAGGCCCAGTTCATTAATATTTCAATTTCCCTGCTTTGTAAGACTTTTTCTGGGGCATTCTAAAGGCCCATTTATGAACACCTAAGATTTCAACAAaatccaaatttcaaaagtGCAGCAGCAAGACAAAATATCAGAGTGCATCAACCTAACTAAAGACTAAAAGTGCAGCAAGCTAATAAAACTCCATCAACCATACTAAGAAAAGTCCACCATCAGTTTAAATCCTAATAAAAGTCCATCATCAAGAACAAATAAAAGTCTTTAAACCAATCAAATAAAAATGCAGCAACTTAGTTTGGAACAGG encodes the following:
- the LOC133726321 gene encoding uncharacterized protein LOC133726321; this translates as MATCKTLVHTSLSSIGSTLRPQFIPLLNLRFSPLLCPNKGLRVSNVTSRPYASIAAAEAADFTDEAAPSPNETLDPSESQDTVEHLLTHRDDVVKFMKMERRPLRSPLGGDRWFPYLDRFNCGGAYLSSGEILEAVDPYIMDVRKERFRNVVRNRSYSVCLVVEGLGDFGNVSAVFRSADALGIQSVHVLSCDASKRYRENRHVSMGAEKWLDIELWDSTQDCFEVLTSRGYRIATTHVGMDAVSIYNMDWSCPTAIVVGNENRGISDEALDLSDLHCSIPMKGMVDSFNVSVAAGILMHHAVCDRTSRLGCHGDLTSEENQILLAEFSLRHSKNSISIAHEYAKRKAALLTPRL